Proteins encoded within one genomic window of Cucumis sativus cultivar 9930 chromosome 3, Cucumber_9930_V3, whole genome shotgun sequence:
- the LOC101208146 gene encoding pentatricopeptide repeat-containing protein At5g66520 isoform X2: MVWREIQLWVCEGKRYVNLLKSNHLSYGRISSLIHKPTFKPTINLSILEFHLNRCQHINQFNQILSQMLLTGFIRETYAASRLIKFSTHFPFIHIDYTRRIFNFIENTNCFMWNMMIRAYIQTNSPHFAFTLYKSMLSNYLGADNYTYPLLIQACSIRRSEWEAKQVHNHVLKLGFDSDVYVRNTLINCFSVCSNMTDACRVFNESSVLDSVSWNSILAGYIEIGNVEEAKHIYHQMPERSIIASNSMIVLFGMRGLVVEACKLFDEMLEKDMVTWSALIACFQQNEMYEEAIRTFVGMHKIGVMVDEVVAEMQMSGFKPDETTLVSVISACARLAALEQGKWVHAYIKRNGLTINVILGTTLIDMYMKCGCVETALEVFYGMIEKGISTWNALILGLAMNGLVESSLDMFSNMKKCHVTPNEITFMGVLGACRHMGLVDEGQHHFYSMIHDHKIQPNVKHYGCMVDLLGRAGKLQEAEELLNRMPMTPDVATWGALLGACKKHGDSEMGRRVGRKLIELQPDHDGFHVLLSNIYASKGKWDDVLEIRGMMTKHRVLKIPGCSMIEANGVIHEFLAGDKTHPDMDAIEDMLVEMAMKLKLEGYTPDINEVLLDVDEEEKESTLFRHSEKLAIAFGLINISPPTPIRIMKNLRICNDCHTAAKLISKAFCRKIVVRDRHRFHHFEQGFCSCKDYW, encoded by the exons ATGGTTTGGAGGGAAATCCAGCTGTGGGTTTGTGAAGGTAAGAGATATGTGAATTTGTTGAAATCCAACCACCTTTCTTATGGGCGTATATCATCTCTCATTCATAAACCCACCTTCAAACCCACCAttaatctttcaattttggagTTTCATTTGAACCGATGTCAACATATCAATCAATTCAACCAAATACTCTCTCAGATGCTTCTAACTGGCTTCATAAGAGAAACTTATGCTGCAAGCAGATTAATCAAATTCTCAACACATTTTCCCTTCATTCACATCGATTACACCCGTCgaattttcaacttcattgAGAACACCAATTGCTTTATGTGGAATATGATGATTAGAGCTTACATTCAAACAAACTCCCCTCATTTTGCTTTCACTCTTTACAAATCCATGCTTTCTAACTATTTGGGTGCTGATAATTACACCTACCCACTTCTGATTCAGGCTTGTTCCATCCGTCGGTCGGAATGGGAAGCAAAGCAGGTGCATAATCATGTTTTGAAATTGGGTTTTGATTCAGATGTTTATGTTCGAAATACTttgattaattgtttttctGTTTGCTCCAATATGACTGATGCTTGCCGGGTGTTTAATGAAAGTTCTGTTTTGGATTCTGTGTCATGGAATTCAATTTTGGCTGGGTATATTGAAATAGGTAATGTAGAGGAGGCAAAGCATATATATCATCAAATGCCAGAGAGGAGCATAATTGCTTCAAATTCTatgattgttttgtttggCATGAGAGGACTAGTGGTTGAAGCCtgtaagttgtttgatgaaatgctaGAGAAAGATATGGTTACATGGAGTGCATTAATTGCTTGCTTTCAGCAGAACGAGATGTATGAGGAGGCTATAAGAACATTTGTAGGAATGCATAAAATTGGAGTAATGGTGGATGAAGTTGTAGCG GAAATGCAAATGAGTGGCTTCAAACCAGACGAGACCACATTAGTGAGTGTGATATCTGCATGCGCTCGCTTGGCTGCCCTTGAGCAAGGGAAGTGGGTCCATGCGTATATAAAAAGGAACGGTCTGACCATTAATGTTATTCTAGGTACTACCCTCATAGACATGTATATGAAGTGTGGATGTGTTGAAACTGCCTTGGAGGTTTTTTATGGGATGATTGAGAAAGGGATTTCGACTTGGAATGCTCTAATTCTTGGGTTGGCAATGAATGGGTTAGTGGAAAGCTCGCTTGATATGTTTTCTAATATGAAAAAGTGTCATGTAACACCTAATGAAATAACATTCATGGGAGTACTTGGTGCTTGTCGTCACATGGGTTTAGTAGATGAAGGGCAGcatcatttttattcaatGATTCACGATCATAAGATACAGCCAAATGTTAAGCACTATGGGTGCATGGTTGATCTTCTAGGACGTGCAGGTAAGCTTCAAGAAGCAGAGGAACTTCTCAACCGTATGCCTATGACACCAGATGTTGCTACTTGGGGTGCCTTACTTGGGGCTTGTAAGAAACACGGTGATAGTGAAATGGGAAGAAGGGTTGGGAGGAAGCTGATTGAGCTTCAGCCTGACCATGATGGTTTCCACGTGTTGTTATCGAACATATATGcttcaaaaggaaaatgggATGATGTTCTTGAGATTAGGGGCATGATGACAAAACATAGGGTTTTGAAGATTCCTGGTTGTAGCATGATTGAAGCAAATGGAGTTATTCATGAATTTCTAGCTGGTGATAAAACACACCCCGACATGGATGCAATTGAGGATATGTTGGTTGAAATGGCTATGAAATTGAAGTTAGAAGGTTATACACCAGACATAAATGAGGTTTTGCTTGATgttgatgaagaagagaaggaaagtaCTCTGTTTAGACATAGTGAGAAGCTAGCCATTGCATTTGGTCTTATTAATATTAGTCCACCAACACCTATCCGGATAATGAAAAACTTGAGGATATGTAATGACTGTCACACTGCTGCAAAATTAATCTCCAAGGCTTTTTGTCGGAAAATTGTGGTGAGAGACCGACATCGGTTTCATCACTTTGAGCAGGGGTTTTGTTCATGTAAGGATTACTGGTAG
- the LOC101208146 gene encoding pentatricopeptide repeat-containing protein At1g08070, chloroplastic isoform X3, protein MVWREIQLWVCEGLFHPSVGMGSKAGNVEEAKHIYHQMPERSIIASNSMIVLFGMRGLVVEACKLFDEMLEKDMVTWSALIACFQQNEMYEEAIRTFVGMHKIGVMVDEVVAVSALSACANLLVVNMGKLIHSLSLKIGTESYINLQNALIYMYSKCGDIMVARKLFDEAYLLDLISWNSMISGYLKCNLVDNAKAIFDSMPEKDVVSWSSMISGYAQNDLFDETLALFQEMQMSGFKPDETTLVSVISACARLAALEQGKWVHAYIKRNGLTINVILGTTLIDMYMKCGCVETALEVFYGMIEKGISTWNALILGLAMNGLVESSLDMFSNMKKCHVTPNEITFMGVLGACRHMGLVDEGQHHFYSMIHDHKIQPNVKHYGCMVDLLGRAGKLQEAEELLNRMPMTPDVATWGALLGACKKHGDSEMGRRVGRKLIELQPDHDGFHVLLSNIYASKGKWDDVLEIRGMMTKHRVLKIPGCSMIEANGVIHEFLAGDKTHPDMDAIEDMLVEMAMKLKLEGYTPDINEVLLDVDEEEKESTLFRHSEKLAIAFGLINISPPTPIRIMKNLRICNDCHTAAKLISKAFCRKIVVRDRHRFHHFEQGFCSCKDYW, encoded by the exons ATGGTTTGGAGGGAAATCCAGCTGTGGGTTTGTGAAG GCTTGTTCCATCCGTCGGTCGGAATGGGAAGCAAAGCAG GTAATGTAGAGGAGGCAAAGCATATATATCATCAAATGCCAGAGAGGAGCATAATTGCTTCAAATTCTatgattgttttgtttggCATGAGAGGACTAGTGGTTGAAGCCtgtaagttgtttgatgaaatgctaGAGAAAGATATGGTTACATGGAGTGCATTAATTGCTTGCTTTCAGCAGAACGAGATGTATGAGGAGGCTATAAGAACATTTGTAGGAATGCATAAAATTGGAGTAATGGTGGATGAAGTTGTAGCGGTGAGTGCTCTTTCTGCTTGTGCAAACTTACTGGTTGTTAATATGGGGAAATTGATTCACAGCTTATCTTTGAAAATTGGAACTGAATCTTACATAAACCTTCAGAATGCTTTGATTTATATGTACTCGAAATGTGGGGATATAATGGTGGCACGTAAATTGTTTGATGAAGCCTATTTGTTAGACTTGATATCTTGGAACTCTATGATATCAGGATATTTGAAATGCAATTTAGTTGATAATGCCAAAGCCATTTTTGATTCCATGCCTGAGAAGGATGTTGTGTCTTGGAGTTCTATGATATCAGGTTATGCACAAAATGACCTTTTTGATGAGACTCTGGCGCTTTTCCAGGAAATGCAAATGAGTGGCTTCAAACCAGACGAGACCACATTAGTGAGTGTGATATCTGCATGCGCTCGCTTGGCTGCCCTTGAGCAAGGGAAGTGGGTCCATGCGTATATAAAAAGGAACGGTCTGACCATTAATGTTATTCTAGGTACTACCCTCATAGACATGTATATGAAGTGTGGATGTGTTGAAACTGCCTTGGAGGTTTTTTATGGGATGATTGAGAAAGGGATTTCGACTTGGAATGCTCTAATTCTTGGGTTGGCAATGAATGGGTTAGTGGAAAGCTCGCTTGATATGTTTTCTAATATGAAAAAGTGTCATGTAACACCTAATGAAATAACATTCATGGGAGTACTTGGTGCTTGTCGTCACATGGGTTTAGTAGATGAAGGGCAGcatcatttttattcaatGATTCACGATCATAAGATACAGCCAAATGTTAAGCACTATGGGTGCATGGTTGATCTTCTAGGACGTGCAGGTAAGCTTCAAGAAGCAGAGGAACTTCTCAACCGTATGCCTATGACACCAGATGTTGCTACTTGGGGTGCCTTACTTGGGGCTTGTAAGAAACACGGTGATAGTGAAATGGGAAGAAGGGTTGGGAGGAAGCTGATTGAGCTTCAGCCTGACCATGATGGTTTCCACGTGTTGTTATCGAACATATATGcttcaaaaggaaaatgggATGATGTTCTTGAGATTAGGGGCATGATGACAAAACATAGGGTTTTGAAGATTCCTGGTTGTAGCATGATTGAAGCAAATGGAGTTATTCATGAATTTCTAGCTGGTGATAAAACACACCCCGACATGGATGCAATTGAGGATATGTTGGTTGAAATGGCTATGAAATTGAAGTTAGAAGGTTATACACCAGACATAAATGAGGTTTTGCTTGATgttgatgaagaagagaaggaaagtaCTCTGTTTAGACATAGTGAGAAGCTAGCCATTGCATTTGGTCTTATTAATATTAGTCCACCAACACCTATCCGGATAATGAAAAACTTGAGGATATGTAATGACTGTCACACTGCTGCAAAATTAATCTCCAAGGCTTTTTGTCGGAAAATTGTGGTGAGAGACCGACATCGGTTTCATCACTTTGAGCAGGGGTTTTGTTCATGTAAGGATTACTGGTAG
- the LOC101208146 gene encoding pentatricopeptide repeat-containing protein At3g62890 isoform X1, translating into MVWREIQLWVCEGKRYVNLLKSNHLSYGRISSLIHKPTFKPTINLSILEFHLNRCQHINQFNQILSQMLLTGFIRETYAASRLIKFSTHFPFIHIDYTRRIFNFIENTNCFMWNMMIRAYIQTNSPHFAFTLYKSMLSNYLGADNYTYPLLIQACSIRRSEWEAKQVHNHVLKLGFDSDVYVRNTLINCFSVCSNMTDACRVFNESSVLDSVSWNSILAGYIEIGNVEEAKHIYHQMPERSIIASNSMIVLFGMRGLVVEACKLFDEMLEKDMVTWSALIACFQQNEMYEEAIRTFVGMHKIGVMVDEVVAVSALSACANLLVVNMGKLIHSLSLKIGTESYINLQNALIYMYSKCGDIMVARKLFDEAYLLDLISWNSMISGYLKCNLVDNAKAIFDSMPEKDVVSWSSMISGYAQNDLFDETLALFQEMQMSGFKPDETTLVSVISACARLAALEQGKWVHAYIKRNGLTINVILGTTLIDMYMKCGCVETALEVFYGMIEKGISTWNALILGLAMNGLVESSLDMFSNMKKCHVTPNEITFMGVLGACRHMGLVDEGQHHFYSMIHDHKIQPNVKHYGCMVDLLGRAGKLQEAEELLNRMPMTPDVATWGALLGACKKHGDSEMGRRVGRKLIELQPDHDGFHVLLSNIYASKGKWDDVLEIRGMMTKHRVLKIPGCSMIEANGVIHEFLAGDKTHPDMDAIEDMLVEMAMKLKLEGYTPDINEVLLDVDEEEKESTLFRHSEKLAIAFGLINISPPTPIRIMKNLRICNDCHTAAKLISKAFCRKIVVRDRHRFHHFEQGFCSCKDYW; encoded by the coding sequence ATGGTTTGGAGGGAAATCCAGCTGTGGGTTTGTGAAGGTAAGAGATATGTGAATTTGTTGAAATCCAACCACCTTTCTTATGGGCGTATATCATCTCTCATTCATAAACCCACCTTCAAACCCACCAttaatctttcaattttggagTTTCATTTGAACCGATGTCAACATATCAATCAATTCAACCAAATACTCTCTCAGATGCTTCTAACTGGCTTCATAAGAGAAACTTATGCTGCAAGCAGATTAATCAAATTCTCAACACATTTTCCCTTCATTCACATCGATTACACCCGTCgaattttcaacttcattgAGAACACCAATTGCTTTATGTGGAATATGATGATTAGAGCTTACATTCAAACAAACTCCCCTCATTTTGCTTTCACTCTTTACAAATCCATGCTTTCTAACTATTTGGGTGCTGATAATTACACCTACCCACTTCTGATTCAGGCTTGTTCCATCCGTCGGTCGGAATGGGAAGCAAAGCAGGTGCATAATCATGTTTTGAAATTGGGTTTTGATTCAGATGTTTATGTTCGAAATACTttgattaattgtttttctGTTTGCTCCAATATGACTGATGCTTGCCGGGTGTTTAATGAAAGTTCTGTTTTGGATTCTGTGTCATGGAATTCAATTTTGGCTGGGTATATTGAAATAGGTAATGTAGAGGAGGCAAAGCATATATATCATCAAATGCCAGAGAGGAGCATAATTGCTTCAAATTCTatgattgttttgtttggCATGAGAGGACTAGTGGTTGAAGCCtgtaagttgtttgatgaaatgctaGAGAAAGATATGGTTACATGGAGTGCATTAATTGCTTGCTTTCAGCAGAACGAGATGTATGAGGAGGCTATAAGAACATTTGTAGGAATGCATAAAATTGGAGTAATGGTGGATGAAGTTGTAGCGGTGAGTGCTCTTTCTGCTTGTGCAAACTTACTGGTTGTTAATATGGGGAAATTGATTCACAGCTTATCTTTGAAAATTGGAACTGAATCTTACATAAACCTTCAGAATGCTTTGATTTATATGTACTCGAAATGTGGGGATATAATGGTGGCACGTAAATTGTTTGATGAAGCCTATTTGTTAGACTTGATATCTTGGAACTCTATGATATCAGGATATTTGAAATGCAATTTAGTTGATAATGCCAAAGCCATTTTTGATTCCATGCCTGAGAAGGATGTTGTGTCTTGGAGTTCTATGATATCAGGTTATGCACAAAATGACCTTTTTGATGAGACTCTGGCGCTTTTCCAGGAAATGCAAATGAGTGGCTTCAAACCAGACGAGACCACATTAGTGAGTGTGATATCTGCATGCGCTCGCTTGGCTGCCCTTGAGCAAGGGAAGTGGGTCCATGCGTATATAAAAAGGAACGGTCTGACCATTAATGTTATTCTAGGTACTACCCTCATAGACATGTATATGAAGTGTGGATGTGTTGAAACTGCCTTGGAGGTTTTTTATGGGATGATTGAGAAAGGGATTTCGACTTGGAATGCTCTAATTCTTGGGTTGGCAATGAATGGGTTAGTGGAAAGCTCGCTTGATATGTTTTCTAATATGAAAAAGTGTCATGTAACACCTAATGAAATAACATTCATGGGAGTACTTGGTGCTTGTCGTCACATGGGTTTAGTAGATGAAGGGCAGcatcatttttattcaatGATTCACGATCATAAGATACAGCCAAATGTTAAGCACTATGGGTGCATGGTTGATCTTCTAGGACGTGCAGGTAAGCTTCAAGAAGCAGAGGAACTTCTCAACCGTATGCCTATGACACCAGATGTTGCTACTTGGGGTGCCTTACTTGGGGCTTGTAAGAAACACGGTGATAGTGAAATGGGAAGAAGGGTTGGGAGGAAGCTGATTGAGCTTCAGCCTGACCATGATGGTTTCCACGTGTTGTTATCGAACATATATGcttcaaaaggaaaatgggATGATGTTCTTGAGATTAGGGGCATGATGACAAAACATAGGGTTTTGAAGATTCCTGGTTGTAGCATGATTGAAGCAAATGGAGTTATTCATGAATTTCTAGCTGGTGATAAAACACACCCCGACATGGATGCAATTGAGGATATGTTGGTTGAAATGGCTATGAAATTGAAGTTAGAAGGTTATACACCAGACATAAATGAGGTTTTGCTTGATgttgatgaagaagagaaggaaagtaCTCTGTTTAGACATAGTGAGAAGCTAGCCATTGCATTTGGTCTTATTAATATTAGTCCACCAACACCTATCCGGATAATGAAAAACTTGAGGATATGTAATGACTGTCACACTGCTGCAAAATTAATCTCCAAGGCTTTTTGTCGGAAAATTGTGGTGAGAGACCGACATCGGTTTCATCACTTTGAGCAGGGGTTTTGTTCATGTAAGGATTACTGGTAG